A stretch of Synergistaceae bacterium DZ-S4 DNA encodes these proteins:
- the groES gene encoding co-chaperone GroES produces the protein MKLKPLGDRIVVKAAPHEEKTKGGLVLPETVKEKPVEGIVVAVGEGKVLENGKRQPMDVSVDDRIIYSKYSGTEVKLDGEEFLILSERDVLAVVTK, from the coding sequence ATGAAACTTAAGCCACTTGGAGACAGGATAGTTGTCAAAGCCGCGCCTCATGAAGAGAAGACAAAGGGCGGTCTCGTCCTTCCCGAAACAGTGAAGGAGAAGCCGGTCGAAGGGATCGTAGTAGCGGTCGGAGAGGGAAAGGTGCTTGAGAACGGAAAGCGCCAGCCCATGGATGTCAGTGTGGACGACAGGATCATATACAGCAAATACTCCGGCACAGAAGTGAAGCTTGACGGCGAGGAATTCCTCATCCTCAGCGAAAGAGACGTACTTGCGGTAGTAACGAAGTAA
- the pyrR gene encoding bifunctional pyr operon transcriptional regulator/uracil phosphoribosyltransferase PyrR encodes MNSDDLNRVIKRIAHEMVEQNKGTENMILVGIHRRGVYLARRLQKIIEEVEGTKVPCGELDITLYRDDLTMLFEQPMVHSTRMPQDISGKNIFLVDDVLYTGRTVRAALEALVDLGRPSSVKLAVIIDRGHRELPIHADMCGKNVPTSKNEVIEVKVTELDGKDEVVICERDAQ; translated from the coding sequence ATGAATTCCGATGACCTCAACAGGGTAATAAAGAGGATCGCGCACGAGATGGTCGAACAGAACAAGGGTACAGAAAATATGATCCTTGTGGGTATCCACAGAAGGGGAGTTTACCTTGCGCGCCGACTGCAGAAGATAATCGAGGAAGTGGAGGGTACGAAAGTGCCCTGCGGTGAACTTGACATCACCCTGTACAGGGATGACCTGACGATGCTCTTCGAACAGCCGATGGTACACAGCACGAGGATGCCTCAGGACATTTCGGGCAAGAATATTTTCCTCGTAGACGACGTCCTTTACACGGGCAGGACTGTCCGGGCGGCACTGGAGGCCCTGGTCGATCTTGGACGCCCCTCTTCTGTCAAGCTTGCGGTGATAATCGACAGGGGACACAGGGAGCTTCCCATACATGCCGACATGTGCGGCAAGAACGTGCCGACATCAAAGAACGAAGTTATCGAGGTGAAAGTAACGGAGCTTGACGGAAAGGACGAGGTGGTTATCTGTGAACGCGACGCCCAGTGA
- the lptB gene encoding LPS export ABC transporter ATP-binding protein translates to MAIAVRSKFEVLRAEHLVKSYNRRRVVDNVSIEIKKGEIVGLLGPNGAGKSTTFYMMIGRIMPESGRVFNGEKDITPLPMYERARTGLGYLPQEASVFRKLTVRQNLELVLEEAGIAKEERDVKIETLLEGYGLKQIENILGVSLSGGERRRVEIARCLALDPSFILLDEPFSGIDPIAVADLQIIIRQLKKKGYGILLTDHNVRETLSITDRAYLIHQGKVFLEGLPGEITANEEARKFYLGADFSW, encoded by the coding sequence ATGGCAATTGCCGTAAGATCTAAATTCGAGGTGCTCCGGGCAGAACACCTCGTTAAGTCCTACAACAGAAGAAGAGTAGTCGACAATGTATCTATCGAAATAAAAAAAGGTGAGATAGTGGGTCTTCTGGGACCTAACGGAGCGGGAAAAAGCACCACTTTTTACATGATGATAGGAAGGATAATGCCTGAGTCCGGAAGGGTCTTCAACGGAGAAAAAGATATCACGCCCCTGCCCATGTATGAGAGAGCCAGGACGGGACTTGGTTACCTTCCTCAGGAAGCTTCGGTATTCAGGAAGCTTACTGTGAGGCAAAACCTTGAACTGGTGCTTGAAGAGGCCGGTATCGCCAAGGAAGAGCGCGATGTAAAAATTGAGACTCTGCTTGAGGGTTATGGACTTAAACAGATCGAAAATATCCTTGGAGTCTCTCTCTCAGGAGGAGAGAGGCGACGCGTTGAGATAGCGAGATGCCTGGCTCTTGACCCTTCATTCATTCTTCTTGACGAGCCATTCAGCGGTATAGATCCAATAGCGGTAGCTGACCTGCAGATAATAATAAGACAGCTGAAAAAAAAAGGTTACGGCATACTTCTTACAGACCATAACGTCAGAGAGACGCTTTCAATTACCGACAGAGCCTACCTTATCCATCAGGGCAAAGTTTTTTTGGAAGGTCTGCCCGGGGAAATCACGGCGAACGAAGAGGCAAGAAAATTCTACCTCGGCGCGGATTTTAGCTGGTAA
- the murJ gene encoding murein biosynthesis integral membrane protein MurJ encodes MSRNDNLPGMVRHAMRMMVGTLASRVLGLVREMLTAALFGATRQLDAFYVAYTLANLSRQLLAEGALSASFVPVFSRTLESKGKDSAENLAKQALSVLMLGGAFVVTVGIIFAPVLVGIMAPGFAAEERALAISLTRIMFPFLLFVSVGALAMGVLNSTGSFFVPAVAPAVSNLAYILFIVATMKDLTIWNLSAAVLIGGACHMILQWYWCGRMGLVLTPSMPKRKNEELKSMMYLFFPYAAGLSLNQVNPVISRMFGSFLTGGSISVLTYADRVLQLPLGLFVIAISQAVLPMLSRQDPEDRAGFRDFIRDALRFDLFVILPVSVGLFALSQETVHILFFRGAFTEWAWHATGTVLAIYGLGLPGMASSTVILRAMYARRMPRGAVGVTGVTVTVNLVACTLLMPAFKYAGLAGATALAFTCSSFYGAWGLSRDLSEPLGVFGLKWTAKIFFSTALMFLALNILKMLLPYPLSASVLMRAGWLAAMIFAGVALYSLSTILLRCSEWGWIKDALKKKK; translated from the coding sequence ATGAGCCGCAACGACAACCTTCCGGGCATGGTAAGACATGCGATGAGGATGATGGTCGGCACTCTTGCAAGCAGGGTACTTGGGCTTGTAAGGGAAATGCTCACCGCAGCCCTGTTCGGAGCGACCCGCCAGCTTGACGCATTCTATGTTGCATACACCCTCGCGAACCTTTCTCGTCAGCTTCTGGCGGAGGGCGCGCTCTCTGCGTCCTTCGTGCCTGTCTTTTCAAGGACGCTTGAGAGCAAAGGCAAAGATTCGGCAGAGAACCTGGCAAAGCAGGCTCTCTCAGTTCTCATGCTCGGAGGCGCTTTTGTTGTAACGGTCGGAATAATTTTCGCTCCGGTGCTTGTGGGCATAATGGCCCCCGGATTCGCAGCCGAAGAAAGGGCGCTTGCGATATCCCTGACCAGGATAATGTTCCCATTCCTTCTCTTTGTATCGGTCGGAGCTCTGGCGATGGGAGTACTTAACAGCACGGGTTCATTTTTTGTCCCTGCAGTCGCTCCCGCAGTCAGCAACCTCGCATACATACTCTTTATTGTCGCAACGATGAAAGACCTGACGATATGGAACCTTTCCGCGGCAGTCCTCATCGGAGGAGCCTGTCACATGATCCTGCAGTGGTACTGGTGCGGAAGGATGGGGCTCGTTCTGACGCCTTCCATGCCAAAAAGGAAAAATGAGGAACTGAAGAGTATGATGTACCTTTTCTTCCCATATGCAGCCGGATTGTCGCTGAATCAGGTGAACCCCGTTATCAGCAGGATGTTCGGTTCATTCCTTACAGGAGGGTCGATCTCCGTCCTCACGTATGCCGACAGGGTGCTCCAGCTTCCGCTTGGACTTTTTGTCATAGCTATATCGCAGGCCGTGCTTCCCATGCTTTCACGCCAGGACCCTGAGGACAGGGCCGGATTCAGGGATTTTATCAGGGACGCCCTGAGGTTTGACCTTTTTGTGATACTCCCCGTATCTGTCGGTCTCTTTGCACTCTCACAGGAGACGGTCCATATACTCTTTTTCAGGGGTGCCTTCACCGAATGGGCCTGGCATGCTACGGGAACGGTGCTTGCCATATACGGCCTGGGCCTTCCGGGGATGGCGAGCAGTACGGTCATTCTGAGGGCAATGTATGCGAGAAGGATGCCGCGGGGAGCAGTGGGTGTGACCGGCGTGACCGTGACAGTCAACCTTGTTGCCTGCACATTGCTGATGCCGGCTTTTAAGTACGCCGGGCTTGCAGGAGCGACAGCCCTTGCATTCACATGCTCCAGCTTTTATGGTGCGTGGGGACTTTCGAGGGACCTGAGCGAGCCGCTGGGTGTATTCGGCCTGAAGTGGACCGCAAAGATATTCTTCTCCACTGCATTGATGTTTCTTGCTCTTAATATTTTAAAAATGCTTCTGCCATATCCGCTTTCAGCATCAGTCCTGATGAGGGCCGGCTGGCTGGCGGCGATGATCTTTGCCGGAGTTGCCCTATATTCCCTCTCCACGATACTCCTCCGCTGTTCTGAGTGGGGATGGATCAAGGATGCGCTGAAAAAGAAAAAATAA
- the groL gene encoding chaperonin GroEL (60 kDa chaperone family; promotes refolding of misfolded polypeptides especially under stressful conditions; forms two stacked rings of heptamers to form a barrel-shaped 14mer; ends can be capped by GroES; misfolded proteins enter the barrel where they are refolded when GroES binds) has translation MAKILLFKEEARRAMERGMNKVADTVGITLGPKGRNVVLDKKYGSPTITNDGVTIAKEFELEDPFENMGAQLIKEVASKTNDVAGDGTTTATVLARAMVREGIKNVAAGANGMLIRKGIESATEIVVERLKKQAVKVKEHSMIAQVASISANDKAIGELIAEAMDKVGEEGVITVEDSKSLGTSLETVEGLQFDKGYISPYMITNPDRMEAVLEDANILIVDGKISNVKDMLPVLEKIVQLGKPLLIIAEDIEGEALATLVVNKLRGILQVVAVKAPGFGDRRKAMLQDIAVVTGATVISEEVGMKLENADTTVLGGAKKVKVTKEDTTIVEGKGDPQKIKDRGAQIKKELEDSTSEYDKEKLQERLAKIVGGVAVIQVGAATETEQKELKHRIEDALNSTRAAVQEGIVAGGGVALVECTKELDKEIAKLEGDVKTGAMIIRKSLTEPLHLISSNAGLQGDVIIEKVKTLKAGQGLDATTGEYVDMIKAGIIDPVKVTRSAVQNAASIAAMILTTDALIADKPEKKETLGDMAGMGGMGGMGGMDY, from the coding sequence ATGGCAAAGATACTGCTTTTTAAAGAAGAAGCCCGCCGTGCTATGGAGCGCGGAATGAATAAAGTTGCTGACACGGTAGGCATCACACTCGGACCGAAGGGCCGCAACGTAGTGCTTGACAAGAAATATGGTTCACCCACCATCACAAACGACGGCGTCACCATCGCAAAGGAATTCGAACTGGAAGATCCGTTTGAGAACATGGGAGCACAGCTCATCAAAGAAGTCGCGTCAAAGACAAACGATGTTGCAGGGGACGGAACTACAACAGCAACGGTACTTGCCCGCGCAATGGTCCGTGAAGGCATCAAAAACGTAGCTGCAGGCGCGAACGGAATGCTTATCCGCAAGGGTATCGAAAGCGCTACGGAGATCGTTGTAGAACGCCTGAAGAAGCAGGCAGTGAAAGTAAAAGAACACAGCATGATAGCTCAGGTAGCATCGATCTCGGCCAACGACAAGGCGATCGGCGAACTTATCGCAGAGGCCATGGACAAGGTCGGAGAAGAAGGCGTCATCACCGTAGAGGACAGCAAGAGCCTTGGAACATCACTTGAGACGGTGGAAGGCCTTCAGTTCGACAAGGGCTACATAAGCCCCTACATGATCACAAATCCCGACCGTATGGAAGCAGTTCTTGAGGACGCCAATATACTGATCGTCGACGGAAAGATCAGCAACGTCAAGGACATGCTCCCCGTTCTTGAGAAGATAGTACAGCTTGGAAAGCCTCTTCTTATCATTGCCGAGGATATCGAAGGCGAAGCACTGGCGACACTCGTAGTCAACAAGCTCCGCGGTATCCTCCAGGTGGTAGCAGTCAAAGCACCCGGATTCGGCGACCGCAGAAAGGCGATGCTCCAGGATATCGCAGTAGTGACCGGTGCCACAGTGATCAGCGAAGAAGTGGGCATGAAGCTTGAAAACGCTGATACGACCGTTCTTGGCGGAGCCAAGAAGGTCAAGGTGACAAAAGAAGACACGACAATAGTGGAAGGCAAGGGCGACCCTCAGAAGATCAAGGACCGCGGCGCCCAGATAAAGAAGGAACTCGAAGATTCAACATCAGAGTATGACAAAGAGAAGCTCCAGGAGCGCCTTGCCAAGATAGTCGGCGGAGTTGCGGTCATCCAGGTCGGAGCGGCAACTGAAACAGAGCAGAAGGAACTCAAGCACCGCATAGAGGACGCTCTCAACTCGACCCGCGCTGCCGTACAGGAAGGCATCGTAGCGGGCGGCGGAGTTGCGCTTGTTGAGTGCACAAAGGAACTTGACAAGGAAATAGCGAAACTTGAGGGCGATGTGAAGACCGGAGCTATGATAATCCGCAAGTCACTCACCGAACCTCTCCACCTTATCTCCTCGAACGCAGGACTCCAGGGCGACGTCATCATCGAGAAGGTGAAGACGCTTAAAGCCGGACAGGGTCTCGATGCAACAACAGGCGAATATGTTGACATGATCAAGGCCGGGATCATCGACCCCGTAAAGGTAACACGCTCAGCGGTACAGAACGCGGCCTCTATCGCGGCAATGATCCTCACGACCGACGCACTTATTGCCGACAAGCCCGAAAAGAAAGAGACCCTCGGCGACATGGCCGGAATGGGTGGCATGGGCGGAATGGGCGGTATGGACTACTAA
- the rnc gene encoding ribonuclease III: MKSSNSEKPAEEIQKKIGYIFMKKDLLREALTHSSYANESGSLSHNERIEFLGDAVLELTVSDLLYKKYKELDEGQLTRIRSQIVCEKKLYEWALAVGLHGAIRLGRSLIKKGPTPAMAADAAESLFGAVFLDGGYSAALSLAKAYLDFHSNELSPDRQDTKTLLQETLQAMGRGVPYYKTVERTGPDHSLKFKVEVTIGDELLAEAWGSTIKEAEFEAAGAALEKIRG, encoded by the coding sequence ATGAAAAGCTCCAACAGTGAGAAACCGGCAGAAGAGATCCAAAAAAAGATAGGTTACATCTTCATGAAGAAAGATCTTCTCAGAGAAGCCCTGACCCATTCGTCTTACGCAAATGAGTCGGGATCGCTGTCTCATAACGAGAGGATCGAATTTCTGGGAGATGCTGTGCTCGAACTGACCGTCTCAGACCTTCTTTACAAAAAATACAAAGAACTGGATGAGGGACAGCTCACCAGGATACGCTCACAGATAGTCTGTGAAAAAAAACTGTACGAATGGGCCCTTGCTGTCGGACTTCATGGCGCGATCAGACTCGGCAGAAGCCTGATAAAGAAGGGCCCAACACCTGCAATGGCTGCGGATGCAGCGGAATCGCTCTTCGGAGCCGTCTTCCTTGACGGAGGCTATAGTGCGGCGCTATCACTGGCAAAAGCCTACCTTGATTTTCACAGCAATGAACTCTCTCCTGACAGACAGGACACCAAGACACTCCTGCAGGAGACCCTGCAGGCAATGGGGAGGGGCGTTCCCTACTACAAAACAGTGGAACGCACAGGTCCCGACCATTCGCTGAAATTCAAAGTTGAGGTAACGATCGGAGACGAACTGCTCGCCGAAGCCTGGGGAAGCACGATAAAAGAGGCCGAATTCGAGGCCGCCGGAGCCGCGCTCGAAAAGATACGAGGGTAA
- the pyrF gene encoding orotidine-5'-phosphate decarboxylase, giving the protein MESNMCKLIVAMDLPTPDGARAFLDRLDKATPYVKIGPRLYAMGGAPFINEIVSRGYQLFLDLKLHDIPNTVASAIEPLSGMGLWALTIHTSGGHEMMVRSVAMRDKTGSRMNIFGITVLTSLGGDLWSEVHPGSDLDRSLEARALAAERAGLDGIVCSPLDLSLLKGKAGKLARVVPGIRRMRTSAEDQTRVATAKEAAAAGASFIVVGRPILEAEDPIAEVKKTIGEISEVM; this is encoded by the coding sequence TTGGAGAGTAATATGTGTAAACTGATAGTGGCGATGGATCTGCCGACTCCGGATGGGGCAAGGGCTTTTCTTGACAGGCTGGATAAGGCGACACCCTATGTAAAGATAGGTCCAAGGCTTTATGCGATGGGCGGAGCCCCGTTTATCAATGAAATAGTAAGCAGGGGATACCAGCTTTTTCTTGACCTGAAACTCCATGATATACCCAACACGGTGGCATCGGCCATAGAGCCCCTGTCTGGTATGGGGCTGTGGGCGCTTACCATTCACACTTCAGGCGGTCATGAGATGATGGTCCGTTCCGTTGCAATGAGGGATAAGACGGGAAGCAGGATGAACATCTTCGGGATCACGGTACTGACAAGCCTCGGAGGAGATCTGTGGAGTGAAGTGCACCCGGGGTCTGACCTGGACCGTTCACTTGAGGCAAGGGCGCTTGCAGCGGAAAGAGCCGGTCTTGACGGCATAGTATGCTCTCCGCTGGACCTTTCACTTCTTAAAGGAAAGGCCGGAAAACTTGCAAGAGTCGTCCCGGGGATCAGGAGAATGAGAACATCTGCGGAGGATCAGACAAGGGTAGCGACTGCGAAAGAGGCTGCCGCGGCAGGAGCTTCGTTCATAGTTGTGGGTCGGCCGATACTGGAGGCAGAAGACCCGATCGCTGAAGTTAAAAAGACAATAGGAGAAATTTCGGAGGTAATGTGA
- a CDS encoding aspartate carbamoyltransferase catalytic subunit, with translation MNATPSEIGQIVWRHRNVIDVDCFTREELYFLLDQARHMENVMDRPIKKVPVLRGKMAVNLFFENSTRTRVSFELAEKMLSADVVNWSVSGSSHAKGETMRDTAWTLEAMGADIVVMRHGAVGAAQYLASKLKRAIVLNAGDGTHAHPTQALLDLYTAWKHLGSLEGKKIALVGDVLHSRVARSDVIAFKTIGCDVVLSGPPTMMPREIASLGCRYEKDPRKAVQDADMVYLLRIQKERQQDGLFPSVDEYHRWWGADGELMKYARPGALAMHPGPINRGVEIASEVADGHQSVILEQVRSGVAIRMALLYLCGGGAR, from the coding sequence GTGAACGCGACGCCCAGTGAGATCGGACAGATAGTCTGGCGTCACAGAAATGTGATCGATGTAGACTGCTTTACAAGGGAGGAACTATACTTCCTGCTTGACCAGGCCCGCCACATGGAGAACGTCATGGACAGGCCGATAAAAAAGGTCCCCGTACTCAGGGGCAAGATGGCAGTCAATCTCTTCTTTGAGAACTCGACGAGGACAAGGGTCTCATTTGAGCTTGCAGAGAAAATGCTTTCCGCCGACGTGGTCAACTGGTCTGTATCAGGTTCGAGCCATGCGAAGGGCGAAACTATGAGGGATACGGCCTGGACCCTTGAAGCAATGGGAGCAGATATTGTTGTAATGAGGCATGGAGCTGTGGGCGCGGCCCAGTACCTGGCCTCAAAGCTGAAGAGGGCAATAGTCCTGAACGCCGGCGACGGCACACATGCACACCCTACACAGGCTCTCCTTGATCTCTACACCGCGTGGAAACACCTGGGCAGTCTCGAGGGCAAAAAGATAGCGCTGGTGGGAGACGTTCTCCACAGCCGGGTGGCAAGGAGCGATGTCATAGCATTTAAAACGATAGGCTGCGATGTCGTGCTTTCCGGTCCGCCTACGATGATGCCCAGGGAGATCGCCTCTCTTGGCTGCAGGTATGAAAAAGACCCGAGAAAGGCAGTTCAGGATGCGGACATGGTATACCTCCTGAGGATACAGAAGGAGCGCCAGCAGGACGGGCTTTTCCCCTCGGTGGACGAATATCACCGCTGGTGGGGGGCCGACGGCGAACTTATGAAGTATGCCAGACCGGGGGCACTTGCAATGCATCCCGGGCCGATCAACAGGGGAGTTGAAATTGCCTCCGAAGTTGCGGACGGACATCAGAGCGTAATACTGGAGCAGGTGCGGTCAGGCGTTGCCATACGCATGGCTTTGCTCTATCTCTGCGGAGGGGGCGCAAGATAA
- the tsaD gene encoding tRNA (adenosine(37)-N6)-threonylcarbamoyltransferase complex transferase subunit TsaD: MLKKQQDMVTLGIETSCDDTALALMKGRNEVLFSVISSQIKSHSVYGGVVPELASRMHQEMIMPLLEKVLEVSGILYPSEEIDLIAVTAGPGLMGSLLVGVMTAKALSQAWELPIIGVNHLEGHIFANVAANRELAPPFISTIVSGGHTEIVCVKDFGEYELLGSTRDDAAGEAYDKIAKMMGLGYPGGPVIDRLSYTGDPESYPLPTPLSNTDKVEFSFSGLKTAAANIIRSSEKTGTSIKKEDICASFQKAVIASLTCKIKLAAETTGIKRLTLSGGVAANTGLRRRLEEIAEEENWELFLPPLKMCTDNAVMIASAGVDSYMRGNRSDLSLSPDPSWQIW; the protein is encoded by the coding sequence ATGTTGAAGAAACAGCAGGATATGGTGACTCTCGGCATTGAGACGAGCTGCGACGATACTGCGCTTGCGCTGATGAAGGGCAGGAATGAAGTCCTCTTCTCCGTCATTTCAAGCCAGATCAAATCCCACTCCGTATACGGAGGGGTCGTACCGGAACTGGCATCCAGGATGCATCAGGAAATGATCATGCCTCTTCTTGAAAAGGTCCTGGAAGTATCGGGGATACTTTATCCTTCCGAGGAGATCGACCTCATTGCCGTCACAGCGGGGCCGGGGCTTATGGGTTCGCTTCTTGTGGGGGTGATGACAGCCAAGGCACTCTCCCAGGCATGGGAGCTGCCGATAATAGGAGTGAACCACCTTGAGGGGCATATATTTGCAAATGTTGCTGCGAACAGGGAACTGGCACCGCCCTTCATATCAACTATAGTTTCGGGAGGACACACCGAGATCGTCTGCGTTAAAGATTTCGGCGAGTATGAACTTCTCGGATCCACCAGAGATGATGCTGCAGGAGAGGCTTATGACAAGATCGCCAAGATGATGGGACTGGGATATCCAGGAGGCCCGGTGATAGACAGGCTTTCGTACACAGGTGACCCCGAAAGCTACCCCCTTCCCACACCGCTTTCAAATACGGATAAAGTCGAATTCAGCTTCAGCGGACTTAAGACGGCGGCTGCGAACATTATCAGAAGTTCTGAGAAGACCGGGACCTCGATAAAAAAAGAGGATATCTGCGCCTCCTTCCAAAAGGCGGTCATTGCTTCCCTTACTTGCAAGATAAAGCTAGCTGCGGAAACGACAGGTATAAAAAGACTGACCCTTTCGGGCGGGGTCGCGGCAAATACAGGCCTTCGCAGAAGGCTTGAAGAGATTGCAGAAGAAGAGAACTGGGAACTTTTCCTCCCGCCTCTTAAAATGTGCACAGATAATGCCGTGATGATAGCCTCCGCAGGTGTGGACTCTTATATGAGGGGAAACAGGTCTGACCTCTCACTCTCTCCCGACCCTTCATGGCAGATCTGGTAA
- a CDS encoding dihydroorotase, with product MGKILFKDFKIFSGTEFIDAHELLVDGERISAVGSGLDGTDAEVIEGYGKILSPGFVDLHAHFRDPGGEWNEDIASGAKAGAAGGFTTLVAMPNTKPAISEPSLVEYVLSHGKAAGASRILPSGCVSKNREGKEMAELLKMADAGAVFFTDDGAPIATSSLFRLALMYTGKDQPRIMEHPEEISLFKGGQVHEGRVSALSGLKGIPAASEEIDVARGIALARETGGRVHFTHLSSAGAVGLIRQAKKEGLDITCDTTFHHLTLNENAVINSGYNSRYKVNPPLRSKEDQAALWEGLLDDTIDAIVTDHAPWHMDEKDEPFQEAPFGIASLECAAAVLIDFKNKNYPDVPIGLILKKMTSSPASLLPEKWHSLGRIEEGAFADLTVIDMERTRIVDCNEWYSKARCCPWEGIALSGWPVMTFAEGRKIWQDNEEL from the coding sequence ATGGGGAAAATATTGTTCAAAGATTTTAAGATCTTCAGCGGGACAGAATTCATAGATGCACATGAACTGCTGGTTGACGGAGAAAGGATATCAGCGGTCGGCAGCGGACTTGACGGCACAGATGCCGAGGTGATAGAAGGATACGGGAAGATACTCTCGCCCGGTTTTGTAGATCTTCACGCCCACTTCAGGGATCCGGGCGGGGAATGGAATGAGGATATCGCATCAGGGGCAAAGGCGGGAGCTGCCGGAGGCTTTACCACTCTTGTGGCAATGCCCAACACAAAACCCGCAATATCGGAACCCTCCCTTGTGGAGTATGTGCTCAGTCACGGAAAGGCCGCGGGTGCTTCCAGGATCCTTCCCTCTGGATGCGTAAGCAAGAACAGGGAAGGTAAGGAGATGGCCGAGCTTCTTAAGATGGCGGACGCCGGAGCGGTATTTTTCACCGACGACGGGGCCCCCATAGCAACAAGCTCGCTATTCCGCCTTGCGCTCATGTATACCGGCAAAGACCAGCCGAGGATCATGGAACATCCCGAGGAGATAAGCCTGTTCAAGGGAGGGCAGGTCCATGAGGGCAGGGTCAGCGCACTCAGCGGACTCAAGGGTATCCCTGCGGCTTCTGAGGAGATAGATGTCGCCAGAGGAATCGCACTTGCAAGGGAAACGGGAGGAAGGGTCCACTTTACGCACCTCAGCAGCGCCGGAGCGGTCGGGCTTATCAGACAGGCGAAAAAGGAAGGTCTTGACATAACCTGTGATACGACATTCCATCATCTGACGCTCAACGAGAACGCGGTCATCAACAGCGGTTATAATTCAAGGTACAAGGTCAACCCTCCACTCAGGAGCAAAGAGGATCAGGCAGCGCTCTGGGAGGGTCTGCTCGATGATACGATCGATGCCATAGTTACAGACCATGCACCCTGGCACATGGATGAGAAGGACGAACCCTTCCAGGAGGCTCCCTTCGGCATCGCGTCGCTTGAATGCGCAGCGGCGGTGCTTATAGATTTCAAAAACAAGAACTATCCCGATGTCCCGATCGGGCTTATACTGAAAAAAATGACCAGCTCTCCGGCATCCCTACTTCCTGAAAAATGGCATTCCCTTGGCAGGATCGAAGAGGGGGCATTTGCGGACTTGACGGTCATCGACATGGAGAGGACAAGGATAGTCGACTGCAACGAATGGTACAGCAAGGCAAGGTGCTGTCCGTGGGAAGGGATCGCACTCAGCGGCTGGCCGGTAATGACCTTCGCCGAAGGCAGGAAGATCTGGCAGGACAACGAAGAACTGTAG
- the pyrE gene encoding orotate phosphoribosyltransferase: METDHLNKDEGAVTARIIEMMKESGAHLEGHFKLTSGLHSGHYIQCALMLRFPRFAAYAGEKLAERLAPSKPEMVLSPALGGLIIGHETARALGVPFIFCERQEGIMRLKRFPHPGKVRFALIEDVVTTGKSSRETAEILVEGGAEWVSSGAIIDRRTEDAYKGWDLISLWKLSFPLYEEEACPLCKEGLPLVKPGSRPG, translated from the coding sequence ATGGAGACAGATCACTTAAACAAAGACGAAGGAGCTGTGACAGCAAGGATCATTGAGATGATGAAGGAGAGCGGAGCTCACCTGGAAGGCCATTTCAAGCTGACCTCAGGACTTCACAGCGGTCACTACATACAGTGTGCGCTTATGCTCCGTTTTCCACGTTTCGCGGCTTACGCCGGAGAAAAGCTGGCTGAGAGGCTGGCTCCATCAAAGCCGGAGATGGTACTTTCTCCTGCTCTCGGAGGACTGATAATCGGCCATGAAACAGCGAGGGCGCTCGGAGTCCCGTTCATCTTCTGTGAAAGACAGGAAGGGATAATGAGGCTCAAACGCTTCCCCCATCCGGGAAAAGTACGTTTTGCACTGATCGAGGATGTTGTCACTACAGGCAAGTCATCAAGAGAAACGGCAGAGATACTTGTTGAGGGCGGTGCGGAGTGGGTCTCTTCAGGAGCGATCATCGACAGGCGTACAGAGGACGCATATAAGGGATGGGATCTTATCTCTCTGTGGAAACTCAGTTTCCCGCTCTACGAAGAGGAGGCCTGCCCGCTCTGCAAAGAGGGACTGCCGCTTGTCAAGCCGGGGAGCCGTCCGGGCTGA